A genomic stretch from Megachile rotundata isolate GNS110a chromosome 1, iyMegRotu1, whole genome shotgun sequence includes:
- the LOC100875415 gene encoding homeobox protein PKNOX2 isoform X2, which produces MQEGSTAVALAMVTPGYDQDPASGVADYTTHQDQAQFEADKRAVYKHPLFPLLALLFERCEQATQSSDNSTSESFNMDIQAFVQHQERDRKPFLINDPEIDGLMIKAIQVLRIHLLELEKVQELCKDFCNRYITCLKGKMQSENLLRSDYSHHGHDMGPSSGSNGSSPLQVLSSTGNDVESGANGFRVSRGDTLSENGAASQMATQEETGNDRPSSARSSSTAQRSNRSSSQDHDDPLSPSTIHGSTPLSQIGAHSCAPVNDMYLGQDITVAGSPSPAPSEDEDEGCGTGTATSNHSSGHGGSHSSTKKGRQKRGVLPKQATSIMRTWLFEHLVHPYPTEDEKRQIASQTNLTLLQVNNWFINARRRILQPMLDGAGADPVQRAGGGKRHKVSKHVVQQQQVQQQQTGGWQSEESGSDSGSSDGEGGADRLKDGNDSDEDDLH; this is translated from the exons ATGCAAGAGGGTAGCACCGCCGTGGCGCTAGCGATGGTGACTCCTGGTTACGATCAGGACCCTGCAAGTGGGGTTGCCGATTACACGACCCATCAGGATCAGGCTCAATTCGAAGCAGACAAGAGGGCAGTATACAAACACCCTCTTTTCCCTTTACTCGCATTACTGTTCGAAAGATGCGAACAAGCTACCCAGAGCTCGGACAACTCGACGTCCGAGAGCTTCAACATGGACATACAGGCCTTCGTCCAACACCAAGAAAGAGACCGAAAGCCCTTCTTGATCAATGACCCCGAAATTGACGGTTTG ATGATCAAGGCGATACAGGTGCTGCGGATTCACCTACTCGAATTGGAAAAGGTGCAGGAGCTGTGCAAGGACTTTTGCAACAGGTACATCACGTGCCTGAAGGGCAAGATGCAGAGCGAAAATCTGCTACGAAGCGATTACAGCCACCATGGACACGATATGGGTCCATCGAGTGGCAGCAACGGCAGCAGTCCCTTGCAG GTGCTGTCTTCTACAGGCAATGATGTTGAGTCGGGAGCTAACGGATTCAGAGTGAGCAGAGGCGACACCCTGTCGGAGAACGGTGCTGCGAGTCAGATGGCTACGCAAGAAGAAACCGGTAACGACAGGCCGTCATCGGCGCGATCATCTTCCACAGCTCAACGTTCGAACAGATCCTCCAGCCAGGACCATGACGATCCTCTGTCGCCTTCCACGATACACGGGAGCACGCCCCTCTCGCAAATCGGGGCTCATTCTTGTGCACCTGTCAACGATATGTATCTTGGTCAAG ATATCACTGTGGCTGGCTCCCCTTCGCCTGCGCCAAGCGAGGACGAAGACGAAGGATGTGGCACTGGTACTGCTACTTCAAATCACAGTAGTGGCCACGGAGGTAGTCATAGCAGCACCAAGAAAGGAAGACAAAAACGAGGCGTCTTACCTAAACAAGCTACGAGCATTATGCGAACTTGGCTCTTTGAACACTTAGTT CATCCCTACCCTACGGAGGACGAGAAGCGTCAGATCGCAAGTCAGACGAACCTAACGTTGCTGCAAGTGAATAACTGGTTCATCAATGCCCGTCGACGGATTCTCCAGCCGATGCTGGACGGTGCTGGGGCAGATCCGGTGCAACGAGCAGGTGGAGGCAAACGTCACAAAGTATCAAAACACGTAGTGCAACAACAACAAGTGCAGCAACAACAGACGGGCGGCTGGCAATCCGAAGAATCTGGCAGTGATTCTGGCTCCAGCGACGGTGAGGGAGGTGCCGATAGATTGAAAGACGGTAACGATAGCGACGAAGATGATCTTCACTGA
- the LOC100875415 gene encoding homeobox protein PKNOX2 isoform X1, producing the protein MQEGSTAVALAMVTPGYDQDPASGVADYTTHQDQAQFEADKRAVYKHPLFPLLALLFERCEQATQSSDNSTSESFNMDIQAFVQHQERDRKPFLINDPEIDGLMIKAIQVLRIHLLELEKVQELCKDFCNRYITCLKGKMQSENLLRSDYSHHGHDMGPSSGSNGSSPLQVLSSTGNDVESGANGFRVSRGDTLSENGAASQMATQEETGNDRPSSARSSSTAQRSNRSSSQDHDDPLSPSTIHGSTPLSQIGAHSCAPVNDMYLGQDDMDCVNIGDRIYLEEAGYWGLLALQERESEYVDVGDANDEKYFDITVAGSPSPAPSEDEDEGCGTGTATSNHSSGHGGSHSSTKKGRQKRGVLPKQATSIMRTWLFEHLVHPYPTEDEKRQIASQTNLTLLQVNNWFINARRRILQPMLDGAGADPVQRAGGGKRHKVSKHVVQQQQVQQQQTGGWQSEESGSDSGSSDGEGGADRLKDGNDSDEDDLH; encoded by the exons ATGCAAGAGGGTAGCACCGCCGTGGCGCTAGCGATGGTGACTCCTGGTTACGATCAGGACCCTGCAAGTGGGGTTGCCGATTACACGACCCATCAGGATCAGGCTCAATTCGAAGCAGACAAGAGGGCAGTATACAAACACCCTCTTTTCCCTTTACTCGCATTACTGTTCGAAAGATGCGAACAAGCTACCCAGAGCTCGGACAACTCGACGTCCGAGAGCTTCAACATGGACATACAGGCCTTCGTCCAACACCAAGAAAGAGACCGAAAGCCCTTCTTGATCAATGACCCCGAAATTGACGGTTTG ATGATCAAGGCGATACAGGTGCTGCGGATTCACCTACTCGAATTGGAAAAGGTGCAGGAGCTGTGCAAGGACTTTTGCAACAGGTACATCACGTGCCTGAAGGGCAAGATGCAGAGCGAAAATCTGCTACGAAGCGATTACAGCCACCATGGACACGATATGGGTCCATCGAGTGGCAGCAACGGCAGCAGTCCCTTGCAG GTGCTGTCTTCTACAGGCAATGATGTTGAGTCGGGAGCTAACGGATTCAGAGTGAGCAGAGGCGACACCCTGTCGGAGAACGGTGCTGCGAGTCAGATGGCTACGCAAGAAGAAACCGGTAACGACAGGCCGTCATCGGCGCGATCATCTTCCACAGCTCAACGTTCGAACAGATCCTCCAGCCAGGACCATGACGATCCTCTGTCGCCTTCCACGATACACGGGAGCACGCCCCTCTCGCAAATCGGGGCTCATTCTTGTGCACCTGTCAACGATATGTATCTTGGTCAAG ATGATATGGACTGTGTGAATATTGGCGACAGAATATATTTAGAAGAGGCTGGCTATTGGGGCCTTCTTGCGTTACAAGAACGTGAAAGTGAATACGTCGATGTGGGAGATGCAAACGATGAAAAGTATTTTG ATATCACTGTGGCTGGCTCCCCTTCGCCTGCGCCAAGCGAGGACGAAGACGAAGGATGTGGCACTGGTACTGCTACTTCAAATCACAGTAGTGGCCACGGAGGTAGTCATAGCAGCACCAAGAAAGGAAGACAAAAACGAGGCGTCTTACCTAAACAAGCTACGAGCATTATGCGAACTTGGCTCTTTGAACACTTAGTT CATCCCTACCCTACGGAGGACGAGAAGCGTCAGATCGCAAGTCAGACGAACCTAACGTTGCTGCAAGTGAATAACTGGTTCATCAATGCCCGTCGACGGATTCTCCAGCCGATGCTGGACGGTGCTGGGGCAGATCCGGTGCAACGAGCAGGTGGAGGCAAACGTCACAAAGTATCAAAACACGTAGTGCAACAACAACAAGTGCAGCAACAACAGACGGGCGGCTGGCAATCCGAAGAATCTGGCAGTGATTCTGGCTCCAGCGACGGTGAGGGAGGTGCCGATAGATTGAAAGACGGTAACGATAGCGACGAAGATGATCTTCACTGA